From Pseudomonas sp. LS1212, the proteins below share one genomic window:
- a CDS encoding LysR family transcriptional regulator, with the protein MANALPDLKLLRIFVSVVRHQGFANAQQELNLSTSAISTYMSQLEASLGIVLCHRGRGGFSLTSKGELFHQETLRLMGEMEGFEQYAAALKGELRGTLNLGVIDSTVSDRALPFAEAIGAYSQEHPAVHLHLSVSSPYELQLGVQDNRLDLAIGAFSTRMSGLVYQPLYREQHWLYCSNRHPLFNERRIPEQVITQQRMVGRGYWSQAELARHGFKHSAATVESMEAQLILVLSGAYIGYLPEHYAQPWADKGDLRVLSPATFGYQAPFSMIVRRGRSREPLIQTFRDLLKAQLNTL; encoded by the coding sequence ATGGCCAATGCCCTGCCCGACCTGAAACTGCTGCGCATCTTCGTCAGCGTGGTGCGCCATCAAGGCTTCGCCAACGCCCAGCAGGAACTCAACCTGTCGACGTCGGCGATCAGTACCTACATGAGCCAGCTCGAGGCAAGCCTGGGCATCGTGCTGTGCCATCGCGGGCGCGGTGGTTTCAGCCTGACCAGCAAGGGCGAGCTGTTCCATCAGGAGACCCTGCGGCTGATGGGCGAGATGGAGGGGTTCGAGCAATACGCGGCAGCACTCAAGGGCGAACTGCGCGGAACGCTCAACCTGGGCGTGATCGACTCGACCGTCAGCGACCGCGCCCTGCCTTTCGCCGAGGCCATTGGCGCCTACAGTCAGGAGCACCCGGCCGTGCACTTGCACTTGTCGGTCTCAAGCCCTTATGAACTGCAACTGGGGGTCCAGGACAATCGCCTGGACCTGGCCATCGGTGCCTTTTCCACCCGCATGAGCGGCCTGGTCTATCAACCGCTGTACCGCGAGCAGCACTGGCTGTATTGCAGTAACCGTCATCCGTTGTTCAACGAGCGGCGTATCCCCGAGCAGGTCATCACCCAGCAGCGCATGGTCGGCCGTGGTTACTGGAGCCAGGCGGAACTGGCGCGCCATGGCTTCAAGCACAGTGCCGCCACCGTGGAAAGTATGGAGGCACAACTGATCCTGGTGCTGTCCGGGGCTTATATCGGTTACTTGCCCGAGCACTATGCCCAGCCCTGGGCGGACAAGGGCGACCTGCGGGTGCTGTCACCGGCGACCTTCGGTTACCAGGCGCCGTTTTCCATGATCGTGCGGCGGGGGCGTAGCCGGGAGCCCTTGATCCAGACCTTTCGTGATTTGTTGAAGGCGCAGCTCAATACCCTCTGA
- the speB gene encoding agmatinase: MDKILHQPLGGNEMPRFGGIATMMRLPHLQTAAGLDAAFVGIPLDIGTSLRSGTRFGPRQIRAESVMIRPYNMATGAAPFDSLSVADIGDVAINTFNLLDAVRIIEEAYDEIVKHNVIPLTLGGDHTITLPILRALHKKHGKIGLVHIDAHADVNDHMFGEKIAHGTTFRRAVEEGLLDCDRVVQIGLRAQGYTAEDFNWSRNQGFRVVQAEECWHKSLAPLMAEVREKVGGGPVYLSFDIDGIDPAWAPGTGTPEIGGLTTIQAIEIVRGCQGLDLIGCDLVEVSPPYDTTGNTSLLGANLLYEMLCVLPGVAHR, translated from the coding sequence GTGGACAAGATTCTTCACCAACCACTGGGCGGCAACGAAATGCCGCGCTTCGGCGGCATTGCCACCATGATGCGCCTGCCCCACCTGCAAACCGCTGCCGGCCTCGATGCCGCCTTTGTCGGGATTCCCCTGGACATCGGCACCTCGCTGCGCTCGGGCACTCGTTTCGGGCCGCGCCAGATCCGCGCCGAGTCGGTGATGATCCGTCCTTACAACATGGCCACCGGTGCCGCGCCGTTCGACTCGCTGTCGGTTGCCGACATCGGCGACGTGGCGATCAACACCTTCAACCTGCTCGACGCCGTGCGCATCATCGAAGAAGCCTACGACGAGATCGTCAAGCACAACGTCATCCCGTTGACCCTGGGCGGTGACCACACCATCACCCTGCCAATCCTGCGCGCACTGCACAAGAAGCACGGCAAGATCGGCCTGGTTCACATCGACGCCCACGCCGACGTCAACGATCACATGTTCGGCGAGAAAATCGCCCACGGCACCACCTTCCGCCGCGCGGTAGAGGAAGGCCTGCTGGACTGCGACCGTGTCGTACAAATCGGCCTGCGCGCCCAGGGCTACACCGCCGAAGACTTCAACTGGAGCCGCAACCAGGGCTTTCGCGTGGTCCAGGCCGAAGAGTGCTGGCACAAATCCCTGGCGCCATTGATGGCTGAAGTTCGCGAGAAAGTCGGCGGCGGCCCGGTTTACCTGAGCTTCGACATCGACGGTATCGACCCGGCCTGGGCACCAGGTACCGGCACCCCGGAAATCGGCGGCCTGACCACTATCCAGGCGATCGAAATCGTGCGTGGCTGCCAGGGCCTGGACCTGATCGGTTGCGATCTGGTCGAAGTTTCCCCGCCTTACGACACCACCGGCAACACCTCGCTGCTGGGCGCCAACCTGCTGTACGAAATGCTCTGCGTACTGCCTGGCGTAGCCCATCGCTGA
- a CDS encoding TolC family outer membrane protein — protein MRVLTPICSAVLFAMACAEAQAMSLSQAIQSTLDNHPEIHANVNSRLSADEEVKVAKGGYYPSVDLFAGYGRERSDNLNTRALGNHNKETLNYTQSELRLRQMLFDGFNTPNEVGRTEAVVNSRAYYVQATSESLALRTIEVYLEVLKRRELVTLAKNNLQAHLRVNDQIGLRSERGVGSNADLDQSKARRALAENNYYTAQVDLADAEANFFSVTGRMPDELESPASIKGEIPVDLSDARQGMLANNPYLKSAQADVQAAEKQYEVAKSPFYPRFDAELATGANNNLQGEEGHNNTDWRAGVVMTYNLFKGGSDKARLQSDAHKINQAMDIRNNALRQVNEDLSLAWNAMSNAKLQTPTAREYAETSTRVRAAYQDQFGLGQRTLLDLLDSENELYNANRRYTEVRYIEEFSMYRVLANMGELLSKQKVVLPVEAIASSEVKSEARLPDMR, from the coding sequence ATGCGCGTTTTGACCCCCATCTGCAGTGCGGTTCTATTCGCGATGGCCTGCGCTGAAGCACAAGCCATGTCGCTATCCCAAGCCATACAGAGCACCCTGGACAACCATCCTGAAATCCATGCCAACGTAAACAGCCGACTGTCTGCAGATGAGGAGGTGAAGGTAGCAAAAGGGGGCTACTACCCAAGCGTCGACCTGTTTGCCGGCTATGGCCGGGAAAGATCGGATAACCTGAACACTCGCGCCCTGGGGAACCACAACAAGGAAACACTGAACTACACCCAATCGGAACTGCGCTTGCGGCAAATGCTGTTCGACGGTTTCAACACGCCAAACGAGGTCGGCCGTACGGAAGCGGTGGTCAATTCGCGCGCGTACTATGTGCAAGCCACATCAGAAAGCCTGGCGCTGCGCACCATCGAGGTTTACCTGGAGGTGCTCAAGCGTCGCGAACTGGTGACTCTGGCCAAGAACAACCTGCAAGCGCATTTGCGCGTCAACGACCAGATCGGCCTGCGCAGCGAGCGTGGGGTGGGCAGCAACGCCGACCTGGACCAATCCAAGGCCCGTCGCGCCCTGGCCGAGAACAACTACTATACCGCCCAGGTCGACCTGGCAGACGCCGAGGCCAACTTTTTCAGCGTCACCGGGCGCATGCCCGATGAGTTGGAATCACCTGCCTCGATCAAGGGGGAAATACCCGTCGACCTTTCCGACGCACGCCAGGGCATGCTTGCAAACAACCCCTACCTGAAATCGGCCCAGGCTGATGTGCAGGCAGCCGAGAAACAATACGAAGTCGCCAAGTCGCCGTTCTACCCTCGCTTCGATGCAGAACTTGCAACGGGCGCCAACAACAACCTGCAAGGTGAAGAAGGCCACAACAACACCGACTGGCGTGCCGGCGTCGTGATGACCTACAACCTGTTCAAGGGCGGCAGCGACAAGGCCCGCCTGCAATCCGACGCGCACAAGATCAATCAGGCGATGGACATCCGCAACAATGCCCTGCGCCAGGTCAACGAAGACTTGTCACTGGCCTGGAATGCGATGAGCAACGCCAAGCTGCAAACCCCGACCGCCCGCGAATACGCCGAAACCTCCACCCGGGTACGCGCGGCCTACCAGGACCAGTTCGGCCTGGGTCAACGAACCCTGCTCGACCTGCTCGACAGCGAAAACGAGCTCTACAACGCCAACCGCCGCTATACGGAAGTCCGTTACATCGAGGAGTTCTCCATGTACCGGGTGCTGGCCAACATGGGCGAGCTGCTGAGCAAGCAGAAGGTCGTGCTGCCTGTCGAAGCCATTGCCAGTTCCGAAGTCAAAAGCGAAGCACGTCTGCCTGATATGAGATAA
- a CDS encoding tRNA-uridine aminocarboxypropyltransferase — protein MSRIHCSRCLRPEGHCLCPLIPSLDSHTRVLLLQHPSEVSHALNTARLAALGLRNAELRVGEVFDDLPSLLNQPGYQARLLFPGDEAQPLAAYAGRANDLPLLLVVPDGTWRKARKLLHVNPALAALPRVTLAEASPSRYRLRKAPGPGALSTLEAVVQALEVLEAPASFEALLRPFDALIEGQIAAMGQETYERNHLR, from the coding sequence ATGTCCAGAATCCACTGCAGCCGCTGCCTGCGCCCCGAAGGCCACTGCCTTTGTCCGTTGATCCCCTCGCTCGACAGCCACACCCGGGTGTTGCTGTTGCAGCACCCCAGCGAAGTCAGTCACGCCTTGAACACGGCCCGGCTCGCGGCGTTGGGCTTGCGTAATGCCGAATTGCGGGTGGGGGAAGTATTCGATGATCTGCCGAGCCTGCTCAATCAACCTGGCTATCAGGCGCGCCTGCTGTTTCCGGGCGATGAGGCGCAGCCTTTGGCGGCTTATGCCGGGCGCGCCAATGATTTGCCGCTGTTGCTGGTAGTGCCCGATGGCACCTGGCGCAAGGCGCGCAAGTTGTTGCATGTGAATCCTGCGCTGGCGGCGTTGCCCAGGGTGACCCTGGCCGAGGCATCGCCCTCACGGTATCGCCTGCGCAAGGCGCCGGGGCCGGGGGCATTGTCGACGTTGGAGGCGGTGGTGCAGGCGTTGGAAGTTTTGGAGGCGCCTGCGTCGTTCGAGGCGCTGTTAAGGCCTTTTGATGCGTTGATTGAGGGGCAGATTGCGGCGATGGGGCAGGAGACTTACGAGCGGAATCATTTGCGGTGA
- a CDS encoding nuclear transport factor 2 family protein, protein MNDRDQVLQAARDLVTAFANNDREAYFGAFSADASFVFYTLEQPLLSRDAYQALWDSWRLEEGFEVLSCISSNAFVSLQGDVAIFIHDVATELRMQGELCFSQERETIVFRRHQQGRWLACHEHLSAAPQAQTTP, encoded by the coding sequence ATGAACGACCGTGATCAGGTATTGCAGGCTGCCAGGGACTTGGTAACAGCCTTCGCCAACAACGATCGTGAAGCTTACTTCGGCGCTTTCAGCGCCGATGCAAGCTTTGTGTTCTACACCCTCGAGCAACCTCTTCTGTCACGCGATGCCTACCAGGCGTTGTGGGACAGCTGGCGGCTGGAGGAAGGCTTCGAAGTGCTGTCGTGCATTTCGAGCAACGCGTTCGTCAGCCTGCAGGGTGACGTGGCGATTTTCATCCATGACGTGGCCACCGAGCTGCGCATGCAAGGGGAGCTGTGCTTTAGCCAGGAGCGCGAAACCATCGTGTTTCGAAGGCACCAACAGGGCCGATGGCTGGCCTGCCACGAACACTTGTCTGCCGCACCCCAGGCGCAGACGACCCCTTAG
- a CDS encoding type I secretion system permease/ATPase, giving the protein MQPASSVLDPRLSFDDPLLDGLLILCKLHGCTVSRASLSAGLPLAQQRLSLELLPRAAARAGLQARLLRRNLQAISTLNLPVLLLLEGGRCAVLRRWGDDGRALILPCEAEGGEQWVSREELAAAYSGQALFARPRHELEDLRTPLMPRVEAWFRDTLKLSRWLYSDAILASLAINLLGLMVPLFVMQTYDRVVPNQATSTLWVLAIGLLIGTLFELILRVVRAHLLDQAGKKTDLILSATLFERITGMAMKARPATIGGFAQSIHDFQGLREFLTAVTLTSIIDLPFAVLMLAVIGLLGGWLVVIPLVAFPVTIIFAMLIQVRLRDTVQKSLSLGALRQALLIETLGGLETLKACSAESERQYQWETTHGALTRLDSHARNLSALATNGTLFIQQFCGMATIVAGVYSIIAGNLSVGALVATYMLGSRVLAPLGQIAGLITRYQQAQLTMRSTDALMALPQEREARQRPLERTQLQGALEVSHVSFRYAGQNAPALDNLAFSMKPGERIGIIGRSGSGKSTLARLIMGFYAPDEGQILLDGLDLRQLDVADLRQQIGYVAHDLPLLAGSLRDNLTLGARYVSDARMLEVAEITGVSELARQHPQGFDRPVGERGQLLSGGQRQAVLLARAMLLEPPIVLLDEPTSHMDNSSEDALRKRLHGWVQGKTLLLVTHRTSMLNLVDRLVVMDNGRIVADGPKEAVIEALRKGLVGSAV; this is encoded by the coding sequence ATGCAACCTGCAAGCTCTGTGCTGGATCCTCGCCTGAGCTTCGATGACCCGCTGCTCGATGGACTGCTGATCCTCTGCAAGCTACATGGTTGCACTGTCAGCCGGGCCAGCCTGAGCGCCGGCCTGCCGCTGGCGCAGCAGCGGCTGAGCCTCGAACTCCTGCCCCGCGCGGCCGCGCGCGCCGGCCTGCAGGCGCGGCTGCTGCGGCGTAACCTGCAAGCCATTTCCACGCTGAACCTGCCCGTCCTGCTACTGCTTGAGGGCGGCCGCTGCGCCGTGCTCAGACGCTGGGGCGATGACGGCCGGGCATTGATTCTGCCCTGTGAAGCCGAGGGCGGCGAGCAATGGGTCAGTCGCGAGGAACTGGCTGCTGCCTACAGCGGCCAGGCCCTGTTCGCCAGGCCCCGGCATGAACTGGAAGACTTGCGCACCCCGCTGATGCCACGGGTCGAAGCCTGGTTTCGCGATACCCTGAAATTGTCCCGCTGGCTCTACAGTGACGCCATTCTTGCCAGCCTGGCGATCAACCTGCTGGGCCTGATGGTGCCTCTGTTCGTGATGCAGACCTATGATCGGGTGGTGCCCAACCAGGCAACCTCGACTCTCTGGGTACTGGCGATCGGGCTGCTGATCGGCACTCTTTTCGAACTGATCCTGCGCGTGGTTCGCGCGCACTTGCTCGACCAGGCCGGCAAGAAAACCGACCTGATTCTCTCGGCCACACTCTTCGAGCGCATCACCGGCATGGCCATGAAGGCCCGCCCCGCCACCATTGGTGGCTTTGCGCAAAGCATCCACGACTTCCAGGGGCTACGTGAATTTCTCACGGCGGTGACCCTGACCAGCATCATCGACTTGCCGTTCGCGGTGCTCATGCTCGCCGTGATCGGCCTGCTCGGCGGCTGGCTGGTGGTCATCCCCTTGGTTGCGTTCCCGGTCACGATAATTTTCGCGATGCTGATCCAGGTCCGGCTGCGCGATACGGTACAAAAAAGCCTGAGCCTTGGCGCCCTGCGCCAGGCGCTGCTGATCGAAACCCTCGGCGGCCTGGAAACCCTCAAGGCCTGCAGCGCAGAGAGCGAGCGTCAGTATCAGTGGGAAACCACCCATGGGGCGCTGACCCGACTGGACAGCCACGCCCGCAACCTGTCGGCGCTGGCGACCAATGGCACGCTGTTCATCCAGCAGTTCTGCGGCATGGCGACCATCGTCGCCGGGGTCTACAGCATCATCGCCGGCAACCTCAGCGTCGGCGCACTGGTCGCCACTTACATGCTCGGCAGCCGCGTGCTCGCCCCGCTGGGGCAGATCGCCGGCCTGATCACGCGCTACCAGCAGGCGCAATTGACCATGCGCAGTACCGACGCGCTGATGGCCCTCCCCCAGGAGCGCGAGGCGCGCCAGCGGCCACTGGAACGCACGCAGCTGCAGGGTGCGCTGGAGGTCAGTCATGTCAGTTTTCGCTATGCCGGGCAAAACGCCCCGGCACTGGACAACCTCGCCTTCAGCATGAAGCCGGGCGAGCGTATCGGCATCATCGGCCGCAGCGGATCGGGCAAGAGCACACTGGCGCGGTTGATCATGGGTTTCTACGCCCCGGACGAAGGCCAGATCCTGCTCGACGGCCTGGACTTGCGCCAGTTGGATGTCGCCGACCTGCGCCAGCAAATCGGCTATGTCGCGCACGACCTGCCGCTGTTGGCCGGCAGCCTGCGTGACAACCTGACCCTGGGCGCCCGCTATGTCAGCGACGCACGGATGCTCGAAGTGGCCGAGATCACCGGCGTCAGTGAACTGGCGCGCCAGCATCCACAAGGCTTCGACCGGCCCGTGGGCGAGCGCGGGCAACTGCTTTCCGGCGGGCAACGCCAGGCCGTGCTGCTGGCCCGGGCCATGCTGCTGGAGCCACCGATCGTGTTGCTCGACGAACCGACCAGCCACATGGACAACAGCAGCGAAGACGCACTGCGCAAACGCCTGCATGGCTGGGTCCAGGGCAAGACGCTGCTGCTGGTCACTCACCGCACCTCCATGCTCAACCTGGTCGACCGCCTGGTGGTCATGGACAACGGCCGTATCGTTGCCGACGGCCCCAAGGAAGCGGTTATCGAAGCACTACGCAAGGGCCTCGTGGGCTCGGCAGTCTAG
- a CDS encoding HlyD family type I secretion periplasmic adaptor subunit — protein sequence MSASQGLRGYFHSFGKTAESEFMPEVTEAALRDSPRLSRITVWLTAGLIVAALVWAKYAVLDEVTMGEGKAIPSSKVQVIQNLEGGIVTEIFVREGQMVNKGDTLLRLDDTRFLSNKGESEADRYALTAQVERLSAEAEGRPFKLSDEVRSKAPQVAEDELSLYQSRQRRLSSEQNTLNEQLRQKTQELAEFRSKQEQYRSSLGLLQQELNMSTPLVGTGAISPVEILRLKRSAVEVRGSMDATRLAIPRAEAAINEIKSKIEESELIFRSEAAKELNEKRTELSKITATSIAIEDRVTRTTVVSPVHGIIKLLKVNTIGGVVQPGSDLVEIVPLEDNLLIEAKVRPQDVAFLHPGQPAMVKFSAYDYTIYGGLKARLELIGADTVTDDKGNSFYLIQVRTDKNHLGGDNKPLLIIPGMTATVDIITGEKSVLDYLLKPVLKARTEAMRER from the coding sequence ATGTCAGCCAGCCAAGGGCTTCGCGGTTATTTCCACAGTTTTGGCAAAACCGCCGAAAGCGAATTCATGCCGGAGGTGACCGAGGCGGCCTTGCGGGATTCTCCCAGGCTTTCACGGATCACCGTCTGGCTCACCGCTGGATTGATCGTCGCGGCACTGGTCTGGGCCAAATATGCCGTGCTCGATGAAGTCACCATGGGTGAAGGCAAGGCGATTCCGTCGAGCAAGGTGCAGGTGATCCAGAACCTCGAGGGCGGTATCGTCACCGAGATCTTTGTCCGTGAAGGGCAAATGGTGAACAAGGGCGATACCTTGCTGCGCCTGGATGACACCCGTTTCCTTTCCAACAAGGGCGAAAGCGAAGCCGATCGCTATGCCCTCACGGCTCAGGTCGAGCGCCTCTCGGCAGAGGCCGAGGGCCGTCCCTTCAAGCTCTCCGACGAAGTGCGCAGCAAGGCCCCGCAAGTGGCCGAGGACGAACTTTCGCTGTATCAATCCCGGCAACGCCGCCTGAGCAGCGAGCAAAACACACTCAACGAGCAACTTCGGCAAAAAACCCAGGAGCTTGCCGAGTTTCGTTCAAAACAGGAACAGTATCGCTCAAGCCTTGGCCTGCTCCAGCAAGAGCTGAACATGTCGACCCCACTGGTGGGTACCGGGGCGATTTCACCGGTGGAGATACTTCGCTTGAAACGCAGCGCCGTGGAAGTCCGTGGTTCGATGGACGCCACCCGCCTGGCCATTCCACGCGCTGAAGCGGCAATCAACGAAATCAAAAGCAAGATCGAAGAATCGGAGCTGATCTTCCGCTCGGAAGCGGCCAAGGAACTCAACGAGAAACGCACCGAGCTGTCGAAAATCACCGCGACCAGCATTGCCATCGAAGACCGCGTCACCCGCACCACCGTGGTCTCGCCGGTGCACGGCATCATCAAGTTGCTCAAGGTCAACACCATTGGCGGCGTGGTCCAGCCGGGCAGTGACCTGGTGGAAATCGTACCGCTGGAAGACAACCTGCTGATCGAAGCCAAGGTCCGGCCACAGGACGTGGCGTTTCTGCACCCCGGCCAGCCGGCGATGGTCAAGTTCAGCGCCTACGACTACACCATCTACGGCGGCCTGAAAGCCAGGCTCGAACTGATCGGCGCCGATACCGTGACCGACGACAAGGGCAACAGCTTCTACCTGATCCAGGTGCGTACCGACAAAAACCACCTGGGCGGCGACAACAAGCCGTTGCTGATCATCCCGGGGATGACGGCGACTGTGGATATCATTACCGGGGAGAAGAGCGTGCTGGATTATTTGCTCAAGCCGGTGCTCAAGGCGCGGACGGAGGCGATGCGCGAGCGTTGA